A section of the Ruania halotolerans genome encodes:
- a CDS encoding carbohydrate ABC transporter permease — MTAMLTRPGTEGRRASEPTLRRRRSSIRPGTILVAAVLAFGTVVPFLAVFILALSPEGARTIPFQLPQEWTLDNLIAVLSARNFLRWTANTAIYSIVSVVLVLITAAMAGYAFAKKRFPGREIVFWSFLATLMVPTQATIIPLFVLVAKLEGIDTFWGLIVPTLANSQAVFLMRQFIMGLPDELFEAAKIDGAREWTIFWRIVLPLTTPILATLGIFVFLWHWNDFLWPLIIAQTDEMRTLTVGLASLNQEAVSQARLMAAAAITVIPCLLVFAVLQRYIVNSVAASGIKG; from the coding sequence ATGACCGCCATGCTCACCCGACCGGGAACTGAGGGGCGAAGGGCCTCGGAGCCGACGCTGCGCCGGCGCCGCAGCAGCATCCGACCAGGGACGATCCTGGTCGCCGCCGTGCTCGCTTTCGGCACGGTGGTGCCCTTCCTCGCTGTCTTCATCCTCGCGCTCAGCCCGGAGGGCGCCCGGACCATCCCGTTCCAGCTGCCCCAGGAGTGGACACTGGACAACCTCATCGCGGTGCTCTCGGCACGGAACTTCCTGCGTTGGACGGCGAACACCGCGATCTACTCGATCGTCTCGGTCGTGCTCGTGCTCATCACAGCAGCGATGGCCGGCTACGCGTTCGCGAAGAAGCGATTCCCTGGTCGCGAGATCGTCTTCTGGTCCTTCCTCGCCACGCTCATGGTTCCGACGCAGGCGACGATCATCCCGCTGTTCGTTCTGGTCGCCAAGCTCGAGGGTATCGACACCTTCTGGGGGCTCATCGTTCCCACCCTGGCGAACTCACAGGCGGTGTTCTTGATGCGGCAGTTCATCATGGGGCTGCCCGATGAGTTGTTCGAGGCAGCGAAGATCGACGGTGCGCGCGAGTGGACGATCTTCTGGCGCATCGTCCTGCCACTGACCACGCCGATTCTGGCCACCCTCGGCATCTTCGTCTTCCTCTGGCATTGGAACGACTTCCTGTGGCCGCTGATCATCGCCCAGACCGACGAGATGCGCACCCTCACGGTCGGCCTGGCCAGCCTGAACCAGGAGGCCGTCTCGCAGGCGAGGCTGATGGCGGCCGCCGCGATCACGGTGATCCCATGCCTGCTCGTCTTCGCTGTGTTGCAGCGCTACATCGTCAACAGCGTCGCAGCGAGCGGGATCAAGGGGTGA
- a CDS encoding carbohydrate ABC transporter permease encodes MTATTAPPRPTRRAGRRPSAATRSGMWAGILFVLPMLVLFIIFRFVPSLGAVGMSLTDYQLSGDFSVVWFDNYARMAGDEVFHGALITTLVYAAIYVPLVVVVSMATALVLNRLVWGTGFFRGALFLPYVTSFVLAGVIWLWIFATDGLINGLIADAGIDPYPFLTGNQLQVLTSLAVVSAWRGFGYSMLILLAGLKNIPEDLLEAATLDGANATQRFVRVTLPLLRPVVFFVLVIETIAAFQVFDTIYVMTGGGPSRASYSLVYALYDQGFKFFDFGYAAAIGVAIFLIVFLISLIQRGFLDRSNS; translated from the coding sequence ATGACCGCGACCACTGCTCCACCGCGGCCGACGCGCCGCGCGGGCCGACGGCCGAGCGCCGCCACCCGTAGCGGAATGTGGGCTGGCATCCTGTTCGTCCTGCCCATGCTGGTGCTATTCATCATCTTCCGATTCGTGCCAAGCCTCGGCGCAGTCGGGATGAGCCTGACCGACTATCAGCTCAGCGGGGACTTCTCCGTGGTGTGGTTCGACAACTACGCGCGGATGGCCGGCGACGAGGTCTTCCATGGCGCGCTGATCACGACGCTGGTCTACGCCGCGATCTACGTGCCGCTCGTCGTTGTCGTCTCGATGGCGACGGCCCTGGTGCTGAACCGCCTCGTCTGGGGAACCGGCTTCTTCCGCGGTGCGCTCTTCCTGCCCTATGTGACCTCGTTCGTACTCGCCGGTGTGATCTGGCTGTGGATCTTTGCCACCGACGGCTTGATCAACGGTCTGATCGCCGATGCCGGTATCGATCCGTACCCCTTCCTGACCGGGAATCAGCTTCAGGTCCTCACCTCTCTCGCGGTCGTCTCGGCATGGCGTGGGTTCGGCTATTCGATGCTGATCCTGCTCGCCGGGCTGAAGAACATTCCGGAGGATCTGCTCGAGGCGGCCACTCTCGACGGCGCCAACGCGACGCAGCGGTTCGTCCGCGTCACGTTGCCACTGCTGCGACCCGTGGTCTTCTTCGTGCTCGTGATCGAGACGATCGCGGCATTCCAGGTGTTCGACACCATCTATGTGATGACCGGAGGGGGACCCTCTCGTGCGTCCTATTCGCTCGTCTACGCGCTGTATGACCAAGGCTTCAAGTTCTTCGACTTCGGCTATGCCGCGGCGATCGGCGTGGCGATCTTCCTGATCGTGTTCCTCATCTCCTTGATCCAGCGCGGCTTCCTCGATCGGAGCAACTCATGA
- a CDS encoding ABC transporter substrate-binding protein, which produces MKTHTTTAFALGTAAALALTACSSGGDAGTGTSEITLWMYPVIGDEDANRTYWEGFEADFEAEHTDIDLTIELQPWSDREEKIGTAIAAGTGPDLVLLVPDLAMNFYSTGGLLPIGDAIDDPASYYEGALAGGTFDGEIYGVPIYQTANTTAYNEALFDEAGIDELPQTWEDVLAAAPALADNGVAVMDYAGSAETTLNMSFYPLLWQAGGTVFTEDGSDVAFDGPEGVAALQFLLDLQEAGGLPADAATKNNTIEGGPLALGTAAMSYAMAGASIEQMQAAIGEENVAVGAPLTGTVQASFGTPGLISRTTINEDEDAALEVARALAAPQAQSELYEASGWFPSRTDVEIAIEDEPTQALFDSLDVSNPGEAVPGARQVMSILATHIQSALQGQKDAQQAMDDAAAEARDAISRL; this is translated from the coding sequence ATGAAAACCCATACCACCACCGCGTTCGCGCTCGGTACCGCCGCTGCGCTTGCACTGACAGCGTGTAGTTCCGGCGGCGATGCCGGCACCGGCACGTCCGAGATCACCCTGTGGATGTATCCCGTCATTGGCGACGAGGACGCCAACCGCACCTACTGGGAGGGCTTCGAGGCCGACTTCGAGGCCGAGCACACCGATATCGACCTCACGATCGAGTTGCAGCCTTGGAGTGATCGCGAAGAGAAGATCGGCACGGCGATCGCAGCCGGAACGGGGCCAGATCTCGTACTTCTCGTGCCCGACCTCGCCATGAATTTCTACTCCACCGGCGGCCTCTTGCCTATCGGCGACGCCATCGACGATCCCGCCTCGTACTACGAGGGCGCCCTCGCCGGGGGAACGTTCGACGGTGAGATCTACGGGGTGCCGATCTACCAGACCGCCAACACCACGGCCTACAACGAGGCATTGTTCGACGAAGCAGGCATCGACGAACTGCCCCAGACCTGGGAGGACGTGCTCGCTGCGGCACCTGCGCTCGCCGACAACGGCGTGGCCGTGATGGACTACGCCGGTTCCGCCGAAACCACGCTGAACATGAGCTTCTATCCGCTGCTGTGGCAGGCGGGCGGGACTGTGTTCACCGAGGACGGCAGCGATGTCGCCTTCGATGGTCCCGAGGGAGTCGCCGCTCTGCAGTTCCTGCTCGACCTGCAGGAGGCCGGCGGCCTCCCGGCTGATGCGGCCACGAAGAACAACACGATCGAGGGCGGCCCCCTCGCACTCGGCACGGCGGCCATGTCGTACGCGATGGCGGGAGCCTCGATCGAGCAGATGCAGGCCGCGATCGGCGAGGAGAACGTCGCCGTGGGCGCCCCGCTCACCGGTACCGTCCAAGCCTCATTCGGCACGCCGGGCCTGATCTCGCGGACCACGATCAACGAGGACGAGGATGCAGCGCTCGAGGTGGCACGGGCGCTCGCGGCACCGCAGGCGCAGTCGGAGTTGTACGAGGCATCCGGGTGGTTCCCCTCACGTACTGACGTTGAGATCGCGATCGAGGACGAGCCGACTCAGGCGCTGTTCGATTCGCTGGACGTCTCCAACCCGGGCGAAGCCGTACCGGGGGCACGTCAGGTGATGTCGATCCTGGCCACGCACATCCAGTCCGCGCTGCAAGGGCAGAAAGATGCTCAGCAGGCCATGGATGACGCCGCGGCCGAGGCTCGGGACGCGATCTCTCGCCTGTGA
- a CDS encoding NAD-dependent epimerase/dehydratase family protein — translation MRILLIGGGGVVGTALALRMRDHHRITVLDRRKVSIAGVHSLMADATDHDVLAAHIRGSQAVVHLAAIVPRGDTEARSKQLDAAMRVNVGSVAQALAISVREAVPSFVHISSLSVFREFGTRRIPASAPPDAIAPYGLTKRLAENVCAALADEPTTVTSLRLAFPSRAGDWPQWRSPSADDDAPARSLQLADGTTYPALHPDDLADAVNRALHRRGPYAAIALAHPATIEDESAHRLLGWSPRYFTPQGSSRAQRPHSVPPPAGEVVAPLRSAATARDGG, via the coding sequence ATGCGCATCCTGTTGATCGGTGGAGGGGGTGTGGTCGGAACCGCACTGGCGTTGCGGATGCGAGACCATCACCGCATCACCGTGCTGGATCGCCGAAAGGTGAGCATCGCGGGCGTGCACAGCCTGATGGCCGATGCCACCGACCATGACGTGCTCGCAGCGCACATCCGTGGCTCGCAGGCGGTGGTGCACCTCGCGGCGATCGTGCCGCGCGGTGACACCGAGGCGCGATCGAAGCAGCTCGACGCAGCAATGCGCGTGAACGTCGGTAGCGTTGCCCAGGCGCTGGCGATCAGTGTGCGCGAGGCGGTGCCCTCCTTCGTGCACATCAGTTCGCTCTCGGTGTTCCGCGAGTTCGGCACCCGACGCATTCCGGCCAGTGCCCCGCCGGACGCCATCGCGCCTTATGGGCTCACCAAACGCCTCGCCGAGAATGTGTGCGCCGCGCTGGCCGACGAGCCGACGACGGTCACCTCACTCCGGCTCGCATTCCCCAGCAGGGCCGGAGATTGGCCACAGTGGCGCTCGCCGTCAGCTGATGACGATGCTCCGGCCCGCTCCCTCCAACTTGCCGATGGCACGACGTACCCGGCGCTGCACCCGGACGACCTCGCCGATGCAGTCAACCGTGCCCTGCATCGGCGAGGTCCGTACGCGGCGATCGCACTGGCCCACCCGGCGACCATCGAGGACGAGTCGGCGCATCGTCTGCTCGGCTGGTCACCTCGGTACTTCACGCCGCAGGGGTCCTCGCGAGCTCAGCGTCCTCATTCCGTCCCGCCGCCCGCGGGTGAAGTCGTCGCGCCACTGAGATCCGCCGCGACTGCGCGCGACGGCGGCTGA
- the secA gene encoding preprotein translocase subunit SecA: MPAILDKILRMGEGKILKKLQGLTAQVNALEDSVTDLTDEELRAETEAFKERVADGESLDSLLPEAFAVVREAAVRTLGQRHFDVQIMGGAALHLGNIAEMKTGEGKTLVATLPAYLNALSGKGVHIVTVNDYLAKYQSELMGRVFRFLGLTTGVILSGQKPDERREMYAADITYGTNNEFGFDFLRDNMAWSTSELVQRGHNMAIVDEVDSILIDEARTPLIISGPSSGDVNKWYVEFARIVRTMSAETDYEVDEKKRTIGILEPGIEKVEDHLGIDNLYESLNTPLIGFLNNAVKAKELFSRDKDYVVMNGELLIVDQHTGRILPGRRFNEGMHQALEAKEGVTIKAENQTLATITLQNYFRRYATLSGMTGTAMTEAAEFQGTYEVGVVPIPPNRPMARIDQSDFVYKSELAKFEAVVEDIVERHAAGQPVLVGTTSVEKSELLSKMLKKKRVPHEVLNAKQHDREASIVAMAGRKGAVTVATNMAGRGTDIMLGGNAEHLAIEALAKQGLDARDSPEEYEDAWPAALEKAQASVAAEHDEVTELGGLYVLGTERHESRRIDNQLRGRSGRQGDPGESRFYLSLEDDLMRMFNSAMAERFMGSSFPDDVPLESKLVSRGIESAQGQVERRNQEIRKNVLKYDDVLSRQREVVYSTRHELLKGGDLHEQVSGFVEDVITGVVTEATSNPHPEQWDLEQLWTDLRTIYPVSITPEEVIEEAGHVTRLSTEGLVAELVSDAKVAYAAREQELTSEVMRQVERRVVLSVLDRKWREHLYEMDYLKEGIGLRAMAQRDPLVEYQREGYQLFQAMNESIKEEVVGYLFNLEVKKKADPDETDGAAAEAGPLPAVAADGGASPQGGSAAPGGGSGMAAAQSRQGQGGRRAGRKSAPQRPSAPAAEAEDPLGLGAPQRATALQYSAPSADGDGGTTVRGSGPAPRGSGEDSGSAGASGANREARRRAAKAAKKRR; the protein is encoded by the coding sequence GTGCCTGCAATCCTCGACAAGATCCTGCGGATGGGCGAGGGCAAGATCCTCAAGAAGCTGCAGGGCCTCACCGCCCAGGTCAACGCGCTCGAAGACTCGGTGACTGATCTCACCGACGAGGAGTTGCGCGCAGAGACCGAGGCCTTCAAGGAGCGCGTGGCTGACGGCGAGTCCCTCGACTCGTTGCTCCCTGAGGCGTTCGCCGTGGTGCGTGAAGCCGCGGTCCGCACGCTCGGCCAGCGGCACTTCGATGTCCAGATCATGGGCGGCGCCGCCCTGCACCTGGGCAACATCGCCGAGATGAAGACCGGTGAAGGCAAGACGTTGGTGGCCACGCTGCCCGCGTACCTGAACGCGCTCAGCGGCAAGGGCGTGCACATCGTCACCGTGAACGATTACCTCGCCAAGTACCAGAGTGAGCTGATGGGGCGCGTGTTCCGGTTCCTCGGGCTGACCACGGGGGTGATCCTGTCCGGGCAGAAGCCTGATGAACGGCGCGAGATGTACGCCGCGGACATCACCTACGGCACGAACAACGAGTTCGGCTTCGACTTCCTCCGCGACAATATGGCCTGGTCCACGAGCGAACTGGTCCAGCGCGGGCACAACATGGCGATTGTGGACGAGGTGGACTCGATCCTCATCGACGAGGCCCGCACTCCGCTGATCATCTCCGGCCCGTCCTCGGGCGATGTGAACAAGTGGTACGTGGAGTTCGCACGGATTGTGCGCACGATGTCCGCCGAGACCGACTACGAAGTCGACGAGAAGAAGCGCACCATCGGCATCCTCGAACCGGGTATCGAGAAGGTCGAGGATCACCTCGGCATCGACAACCTCTACGAGTCGCTGAACACGCCGCTGATCGGCTTCCTGAACAACGCCGTCAAGGCCAAGGAACTGTTCTCCCGGGACAAGGACTACGTGGTGATGAACGGTGAGCTACTCATCGTCGATCAGCACACCGGCCGTATCTTGCCGGGCCGCCGATTCAACGAGGGAATGCACCAGGCACTCGAGGCGAAGGAAGGGGTGACGATCAAGGCGGAGAACCAGACGCTGGCCACGATCACCCTGCAGAACTACTTCCGCCGCTACGCCACCCTTTCCGGGATGACCGGGACGGCCATGACCGAGGCCGCGGAGTTCCAGGGCACCTATGAGGTGGGCGTGGTGCCGATCCCGCCGAACCGGCCGATGGCCCGGATCGACCAGTCGGACTTCGTGTACAAGTCCGAGCTGGCCAAGTTCGAGGCGGTCGTCGAGGACATCGTCGAGCGGCACGCGGCGGGGCAGCCGGTGCTCGTGGGAACCACGAGTGTGGAGAAGTCTGAGCTGCTCTCGAAGATGCTGAAGAAGAAGCGGGTCCCGCACGAGGTGCTGAACGCGAAGCAGCACGACCGTGAGGCATCCATCGTGGCGATGGCTGGGCGCAAGGGAGCTGTCACGGTCGCCACGAACATGGCCGGTCGCGGTACCGACATCATGCTCGGCGGTAACGCTGAGCACCTCGCCATCGAGGCGCTCGCGAAGCAGGGCCTGGACGCCCGCGATTCGCCTGAGGAGTACGAGGACGCGTGGCCGGCGGCCCTGGAGAAGGCGCAGGCCTCGGTGGCGGCAGAGCACGATGAGGTCACCGAACTCGGCGGGCTCTACGTCCTCGGTACCGAACGGCACGAATCGCGCCGGATCGACAACCAGCTGCGCGGCCGGTCGGGGCGGCAGGGTGACCCGGGGGAGTCCCGGTTCTACCTCTCCCTCGAGGACGACCTGATGCGCATGTTCAACTCCGCGATGGCGGAGCGGTTCATGGGTTCATCCTTTCCTGATGATGTGCCACTCGAGTCGAAGCTGGTCAGCCGCGGCATCGAAAGCGCCCAAGGTCAGGTGGAGCGGCGCAACCAGGAGATTCGCAAGAACGTCCTCAAGTACGACGATGTCCTCTCCCGCCAGCGTGAGGTGGTCTACAGCACGCGGCACGAGCTCCTCAAGGGCGGTGACCTACACGAACAGGTCTCTGGGTTCGTCGAGGATGTCATCACCGGTGTGGTGACCGAGGCCACCTCGAACCCCCACCCGGAGCAGTGGGACCTGGAGCAGCTCTGGACGGATCTGCGCACCATCTACCCGGTCTCGATCACTCCCGAAGAGGTCATCGAGGAGGCCGGGCACGTCACGCGGTTGAGCACCGAGGGGCTCGTCGCTGAACTCGTCTCGGACGCGAAGGTTGCCTATGCGGCCCGGGAACAGGAGCTCACCAGTGAGGTGATGCGCCAGGTGGAGCGCCGCGTGGTGCTCTCCGTGCTGGACCGCAAGTGGCGCGAGCACCTCTACGAGATGGACTACCTCAAGGAGGGTATCGGCCTGCGGGCGATGGCCCAGCGTGATCCGCTGGTGGAGTACCAGCGCGAGGGTTACCAGCTCTTCCAGGCGATGAACGAGTCGATCAAGGAAGAAGTGGTCGGGTACCTGTTCAACCTTGAGGTGAAGAAGAAGGCGGATCCGGACGAGACTGACGGCGCGGCTGCCGAGGCGGGCCCGCTCCCTGCGGTGGCTGCTGACGGCGGAGCCTCACCCCAGGGTGGTTCTGCCGCACCGGGTGGTGGGTCCGGTATGGCCGCCGCACAGTCGCGTCAGGGCCAGGGTGGTCGCCGGGCGGGGCGCAAGTCTGCGCCGCAGCGGCCCAGTGCCCCCGCCGCTGAGGCGGAAGACCCGCTCGGTCTCGGTGCCCCGCAACGGGCAACCGCATTGCAGTACTCGGCTCCGAGTGCGGATGGTGACGGGGGAACCACCGTGCGTGGTAGCGGCCCTGCCCCTCGTGGATCCGGCGAGGATTCAGGATCTGCAGGGGCCTCGGGTGCGAACCGTGAGGCTCGCCGGCGTGCGGCGAAGGCGGCCAAGAAGCGGCGCTGA
- a CDS encoding Rv3235 family protein, whose protein sequence is MSTPALDYTTARAHPHAAPAVPEDRWDRLRFDATAAEHPPGPENEAPAPRLVWSNGRTSERPDAAEWAGVIVRASAEALLGMRPVAQLSRWLDPTVWTALNRRAALGIQIAGRPRRPRAVAIKRVHSCEVTDGIWECSVVLHDGARVRAAAVRLEAHRGRWRTTAVRIG, encoded by the coding sequence ATGAGCACGCCCGCACTGGACTACACCACCGCCCGAGCCCACCCCCATGCTGCTCCTGCCGTTCCGGAGGATCGCTGGGACCGGCTCCGTTTCGACGCCACCGCCGCCGAGCATCCACCAGGACCTGAGAACGAGGCGCCCGCTCCGCGGCTGGTGTGGTCAAACGGGCGGACCTCGGAACGGCCCGATGCGGCCGAATGGGCCGGCGTGATCGTGCGGGCAAGTGCGGAGGCGCTCCTGGGTATGCGCCCGGTCGCTCAACTGAGCCGGTGGCTCGACCCCACCGTCTGGACGGCGTTGAACCGACGCGCTGCCCTAGGGATCCAGATCGCTGGGCGTCCCCGGCGGCCGCGTGCCGTCGCCATCAAACGAGTGCATTCATGCGAGGTCACCGATGGCATCTGGGAGTGCTCGGTGGTCCTGCACGACGGTGCGCGAGTACGCGCCGCTGCCGTGCGCCTGGAGGCACATCGCGGCAGGTGGCGTACCACCGCCGTACGGATCGGCTGA
- a CDS encoding LysM peptidoglycan-binding domain-containing protein — protein MGTSALAVLIGQLGLEAVRSMENAHRTGGASIDEVTTAAAAAVGTLVAAWYALSASLGVLCLAVRAVGGAWTTAERMIRRRGAPGIARLVGIGTSAALAAGFFAAPAHAVTTPAGAGSMEIAAASQDRAEAPDDLGWVTDPEPVDEHGAQERPEASTSPEQRSPAGREVPGRTTDHPADAEADAEADAEDEDETETPAEQDNTEMTYEVLPGDSLWSIAADHLPPDPSSAQIAAAWPRWYAANEDMVGADPDLILPGMQLRAPATDQVRQ, from the coding sequence GTGGGTACGAGCGCTCTCGCTGTGCTGATCGGACAGCTCGGACTCGAAGCCGTCCGCAGCATGGAGAACGCGCACCGCACCGGCGGCGCCTCGATCGACGAGGTGACGACCGCGGCCGCCGCGGCCGTGGGCACGCTTGTGGCCGCGTGGTACGCCCTCAGCGCCTCCCTCGGTGTGCTCTGCCTGGCCGTGCGGGCGGTGGGCGGGGCCTGGACGACCGCAGAGCGCATGATCCGGCGCCGAGGAGCTCCAGGAATCGCGCGGCTCGTGGGTATCGGCACCAGTGCCGCACTCGCCGCCGGATTCTTCGCCGCTCCTGCGCACGCCGTCACCACCCCCGCCGGTGCGGGATCGATGGAGATCGCCGCGGCGAGCCAGGATCGGGCGGAGGCACCAGACGATCTCGGCTGGGTCACCGATCCCGAACCTGTTGACGAGCACGGTGCTCAGGAGCGCCCGGAGGCATCCACGTCACCCGAACAGCGATCACCCGCAGGCCGGGAGGTCCCGGGACGCACCACCGATCATCCGGCCGACGCCGAAGCCGACGCCGAAGCCGACGCCGAAGACGAGGACGAGACCGAAACGCCGGCGGAGCAGGACAACACCGAGATGACGTATGAAGTCCTGCCCGGGGACTCCCTGTGGTCGATCGCCGCTGACCATCTGCCGCCGGATCCGTCGTCGGCGCAGATCGCCGCAGCCTGGCCGCGGTGGTACGCGGCAAACGAGGACATGGTCGGTGCCGATCCAGATCTGATCCTGCCTGGCATGCAGCTGCGAGCCCCCGCCACTGATCAGGTCCGCCAATGA
- a CDS encoding helix-turn-helix domain-containing protein → MEQRFLSLADVTEILQITMSQARALVRTGELRGIQIGGKGVWRVENTELEAYIERMYTRTAERLQTGDHGED, encoded by the coding sequence ATGGAGCAGCGGTTCCTCTCACTCGCAGATGTCACGGAGATCCTGCAGATCACCATGTCGCAGGCGCGCGCCCTGGTGCGCACCGGCGAGCTTCGCGGTATCCAGATCGGCGGCAAGGGTGTCTGGCGGGTGGAGAACACCGAACTCGAGGCCTACATCGAGCGGATGTACACGCGTACCGCCGAGCGGCTGCAGACCGGCGACCACGGCGAGGACTAG
- a CDS encoding AAA family ATPase, with translation MTTGVLLALSGSVEEDLVARIGRHRDLRVVRRCADAAELVAAAVAGLGTVAVLDDEEVVDRRLVARLRSVGAATVVLCDGADCERYADLGAIAVPRGVDPMPAVVAVAEGAAITSVAEEFPGESDEPGSIDGTAAPLPAATRRSPVEPRVITVTGAPGAPGRTTLAIALADELAATGAPTMLIDADLWGGSIAQTLGLVAESAGLSAAIRAADRGSLDDAALDRLLVTMPDGLRVLTGLARAARWREVGPDSVDALLDRARRQAAWVVVEAPVLVPEDEGFDVGPGRNAVAHTLLAAAQEVLVVGAAEPIAIQRLVQTLLDLQDVPGIASRRTIVNRLRLSAAGPHPDLSVREALGRFAGVSDPLLVPDDRALADRAVLTGMTWRAAGALSPARLAVRDLARTLLAEAGQQAEATGRRRARRWRARPRGRRRSG, from the coding sequence ATGACGACGGGAGTCCTCCTCGCGCTGTCCGGCTCTGTGGAGGAGGATCTCGTCGCCCGGATCGGTCGCCATCGCGACCTCCGGGTGGTCCGGCGCTGCGCCGATGCCGCCGAACTGGTGGCCGCGGCAGTCGCTGGGCTGGGCACCGTTGCCGTGCTCGACGACGAGGAAGTCGTGGACCGGCGCCTGGTCGCGCGATTGCGATCGGTAGGAGCCGCCACAGTCGTGCTGTGTGACGGCGCTGACTGCGAGCGATACGCCGATCTCGGGGCCATCGCGGTTCCGCGAGGCGTTGACCCGATGCCTGCCGTGGTGGCGGTGGCCGAGGGTGCGGCGATCACGTCGGTAGCGGAGGAGTTCCCCGGGGAGTCAGACGAACCGGGTTCGATCGATGGCACCGCAGCGCCCCTGCCGGCGGCCACCCGCCGATCGCCGGTTGAACCACGAGTGATCACGGTGACCGGTGCACCAGGAGCCCCCGGCCGCACCACGCTCGCCATTGCCCTGGCCGACGAGCTGGCCGCCACCGGTGCGCCGACGATGCTCATCGACGCCGACCTGTGGGGCGGATCCATCGCACAGACGCTGGGCCTGGTGGCCGAGTCGGCGGGACTGTCCGCCGCCATCCGCGCCGCCGACCGTGGGAGCCTCGACGATGCCGCACTGGATCGGTTGCTGGTGACCATGCCGGATGGCCTTCGCGTACTCACCGGTCTCGCGCGTGCGGCACGATGGCGCGAAGTCGGCCCGGACAGCGTGGATGCCCTGCTCGATCGTGCCCGACGACAGGCCGCGTGGGTGGTGGTTGAGGCGCCCGTCTTGGTACCCGAGGATGAGGGCTTCGACGTGGGGCCGGGCCGCAACGCCGTCGCACACACCCTCCTCGCCGCCGCGCAGGAGGTGCTCGTGGTGGGCGCCGCGGAACCCATCGCGATTCAACGCCTGGTGCAGACCCTGCTGGATCTGCAGGACGTTCCCGGTATCGCATCACGACGAACCATCGTGAACCGGTTGCGGCTCTCGGCGGCGGGCCCGCATCCGGATCTGTCCGTGCGTGAAGCCCTGGGCAGATTCGCGGGTGTCTCCGATCCCCTCCTGGTGCCGGACGATCGCGCACTCGCCGACCGCGCTGTGCTCACGGGAATGACCTGGCGAGCGGCTGGAGCGCTCTCCCCTGCGCGCCTGGCCGTCAGAGATCTGGCACGCACGTTGCTTGCCGAGGCGGGCCAGCAGGCGGAGGCGACCGGACGCCGTCGGGCCCGGCGGTGGCGCGCCCGGCCCCGCGGCCGGCGCCGGAGCGGTTGA
- a CDS encoding DUF6912 family protein — MRVYLPATVAELAEPSGLPARTGRAVTAALRTALGADADEEMAEYAALILAAEDSLANLTESDAMRRLVVAADVPDSAVRDAAGREAGAELARVHVPEVPFADVVSFHVDAADAHTLALVARALSGDEQAVAEIGAEDLLWYDVSEREVLLAEV; from the coding sequence ATGCGCGTCTATCTCCCCGCCACGGTGGCTGAACTGGCCGAGCCCAGCGGCCTGCCCGCCCGCACCGGCCGTGCGGTGACGGCGGCGCTACGGACGGCCCTCGGTGCCGACGCCGACGAGGAGATGGCCGAGTACGCGGCCCTGATACTTGCTGCGGAGGATTCACTGGCGAACCTCACCGAGAGCGATGCGATGCGGCGGCTTGTGGTGGCGGCCGATGTGCCGGATTCTGCCGTACGTGATGCTGCAGGCCGCGAGGCAGGCGCGGAGCTGGCCCGTGTGCACGTACCCGAGGTGCCGTTCGCCGATGTGGTGAGTTTCCATGTTGATGCCGCAGACGCCCACACACTCGCCCTGGTGGCCCGTGCGCTCAGCGGTGATGAACAGGCCGTGGCCGAGATCGGTGCGGAAGATCTGCTCTGGTACGACGTCAGTGAGCGTGAGGTGCTGCTCGCTGAGGTCTGA